One window of Silvimonas iriomotensis genomic DNA carries:
- the torA gene encoding trimethylamine-N-oxide reductase TorA encodes MSNETENADLSRRKFIKGAMAMGALGSMGAGLLSAGARAAGVPDGKIMTGSHWGAFHANVKNGRVVGLEPWSGDPHPSHQLPGVMDVVYSPTRIRYPMVRRSWLEHGPGADTAGRGAGDFVRVSWDKALDLVAQELKRVRDQHGPRAIFAGSYGWKSPGKLHNCQTLLARAMMANGGFVSRSGDYSTGAAQVILPYVVGSIDVYEQPTAWPVVVEHTELMVFWGADPVVTNQIGWQVPDHGAYPAMESLRKKGTKVICIDPVRTETCQFFGAEWLAPRPQTDVALMLGIAHTLYAENLHDKAFLARYCTGFDRFVPYLTGKNDGVVKDAQWASGICGLPAQTIQDLARRFAGHRTMLAAGWSIQRQHHGEQAHWMLVTLAAMLGQIGTPGGGYGFTYHYANGGSPTATSPVLPGITAGAKPPAGAAWLDAGGSESIPVSRIVEMLENPGGSYDFNGKRETWPDIKLAYWVGGNPFAHHQDRNRMRKAWRKLDTFIVHELQWTATARHADIILPCTSTFERNDIEGIGDYSMSHILAMRKAIDPVFEARNDYDIFTDICQRMGTREAFTEGRDEMAWIRSFYEAARVQARGKRMEMPVFDVFWNSHKPLGFPVSEEAKGYIRHKAFRDDPLLNALGTASGRIEIYSSTIERMHYDDCPPHPTWMEPVERLGGAGRYPLHIVSSHPRARLHSQLCGTVLRKNYAIQEREPCLMNPQDAQARGISNGDVIRVFNDRGQILVGVRLTDDIRPGAIRICEGGWYDPADPRQPGSLCRYGDVNNLTVGIGTSKLAQGNCGHTGMAQAEKYKGALPPLSVFTPPQGAAT; translated from the coding sequence ATGTCGAATGAAACCGAAAACGCAGACCTGTCACGCCGCAAGTTCATCAAGGGCGCAATGGCCATGGGGGCGCTGGGCTCTATGGGGGCAGGATTGCTGAGTGCGGGGGCGCGTGCGGCAGGCGTACCGGACGGCAAAATCATGACCGGCTCTCACTGGGGCGCTTTTCATGCGAATGTGAAAAACGGCCGGGTTGTCGGGCTTGAACCATGGTCCGGTGATCCACATCCATCTCACCAGCTGCCAGGGGTGATGGACGTCGTTTATTCCCCCACACGTATCCGCTACCCGATGGTGCGACGCAGCTGGCTGGAACACGGCCCGGGCGCCGATACCGCCGGGCGTGGCGCCGGTGATTTTGTCCGTGTCAGCTGGGACAAAGCGCTGGACCTTGTTGCGCAAGAACTCAAACGTGTGCGTGACCAGCACGGTCCCCGTGCCATTTTTGCTGGTTCTTATGGCTGGAAAAGCCCTGGCAAGCTGCATAACTGCCAGACGCTGCTGGCGCGCGCCATGATGGCCAACGGGGGCTTTGTCAGCCGCAGCGGTGATTATTCAACCGGCGCGGCGCAGGTCATCCTGCCTTATGTCGTGGGCTCGATCGACGTGTATGAACAGCCGACAGCCTGGCCTGTGGTGGTGGAACACACGGAGCTGATGGTGTTCTGGGGGGCAGACCCGGTGGTGACCAACCAGATTGGCTGGCAAGTGCCAGATCACGGTGCGTATCCGGCCATGGAGTCGCTCAGGAAGAAAGGCACCAAAGTCATCTGCATTGACCCGGTACGCACCGAAACCTGCCAGTTCTTCGGGGCTGAGTGGCTGGCACCGCGCCCGCAGACCGATGTCGCGCTGATGCTGGGCATTGCCCACACCTTATATGCAGAGAATTTGCACGACAAGGCGTTCCTGGCGCGTTACTGCACCGGGTTTGACCGCTTTGTGCCGTATCTGACGGGCAAGAACGATGGCGTGGTCAAAGATGCCCAATGGGCATCCGGCATTTGCGGTTTGCCGGCGCAAACCATTCAGGATCTTGCGCGGCGTTTTGCTGGCCATCGCACCATGCTGGCTGCGGGCTGGTCCATCCAGCGTCAGCATCATGGCGAGCAGGCCCACTGGATGCTGGTCACACTGGCCGCCATGCTCGGGCAGATCGGCACGCCAGGCGGGGGTTATGGTTTCACCTATCACTATGCCAACGGCGGCAGCCCCACAGCCACCAGCCCGGTGCTGCCGGGGATCACCGCCGGCGCCAAACCGCCAGCAGGGGCGGCCTGGCTGGATGCGGGCGGATCAGAGTCCATTCCCGTTTCGCGCATTGTAGAGATGCTGGAAAATCCAGGCGGAAGTTACGATTTCAACGGCAAGCGGGAAACCTGGCCGGATATCAAGCTGGCGTACTGGGTAGGGGGCAATCCATTTGCCCATCATCAGGATCGCAACCGCATGCGCAAGGCATGGCGCAAGCTCGATACCTTTATCGTGCATGAGTTGCAATGGACCGCCACTGCGCGCCATGCGGACATCATCCTGCCGTGTACCAGTACCTTTGAACGCAACGATATCGAGGGCATTGGCGATTATTCCATGAGCCACATCCTGGCCATGCGCAAGGCCATCGATCCGGTATTCGAAGCCCGCAACGACTACGATATTTTTACCGATATCTGCCAGCGCATGGGCACGCGTGAAGCGTTTACCGAAGGCCGGGATGAAATGGCCTGGATTCGTTCTTTTTACGAGGCGGCACGGGTACAGGCGCGGGGCAAACGCATGGAAATGCCGGTATTTGATGTGTTCTGGAACAGCCACAAACCGCTCGGCTTTCCGGTCAGCGAGGAGGCCAAAGGCTACATCCGGCACAAGGCGTTTCGCGACGATCCGCTGCTTAATGCACTGGGGACCGCTTCTGGCCGGATCGAGATTTACTCCAGCACTATCGAGCGCATGCACTATGACGATTGCCCGCCGCACCCGACCTGGATGGAACCGGTGGAACGGTTGGGTGGCGCGGGGCGCTATCCGCTGCACATTGTCAGCAGCCATCCCAGAGCCCGTTTGCATTCCCAATTGTGCGGCACGGTGCTACGCAAGAACTACGCCATTCAGGAACGCGAGCCGTGCTTGATGAACCCGCAAGATGCGCAGGCGCGCGGCATCTCAAACGGCGACGTCATCCGGGTGTTCAATGATCGCGGGCAGATTCTGGTGGGTGTGCGGCTGACCGACGATATCCGCCCAGGGGCGATCCGTATTTGCGAAGGCGGCTGGTATGACCCCGCAGACCCGCGCCAGCCGGGCAGCTTGTGTCGTTATGGTGACGTCAACAATCTGACTGTAGGGATTGGCACGTCAAAACTGGCGCAGGGCAACTGTGGGCACACGGGGATGGCGCAGGCAGAAAAATACAAGGGTGCACTGCCGCCGCTGAGTGTCTTTACGCCGCCGCAAGGCGCAGCCACATAG